Proteins from a genomic interval of Lysobacter stagni:
- the thiC gene encoding phosphomethylpyrimidine synthase ThiC: protein MNAVPSELIQKAEQLSADVTRPIPGSHKIHVEGSRPDVRVPMREIVLAKTPTMFGGEDNAPLAVYDTSGAYTDANAQIDLARGLTPLRAQWIAERGDTEALSALSSEFGRKREHDAKLDAVRFRNRPLPRRAVSGANVTQMHYARRGIVTPEMEFIAIRENQRIEAIREAHLLRQHPGESFGANIQRIITPEFVRDEVARGRAIIPNNINHPESEPMIIGRNFLTKVNANIGNSAVSSGIAEEVEKLVWSIRWGADTVMDLSTGKHIHETREWIIRNSPVPIGTVPIYQALEKVDGRAEELNWEIFRDTLIEQAEQGVDYFTIHAGVLLRYVPLTAGRVTGIVSRGGSILAKWCLAHHKENFLYTHFEEICEIMKAYDVAFSLGDGLRPGSIADANDAAQFGELETLGELTKIAWKHDVQTMIEGPGHVPMQLIKENMDKQLRECGEAPFYTLGPLTTDIAPGYDHITSAIGAAMIGWFGTAMLCYVTPKEHLGLPNKHDVREGLMAYKIAAHAADLAKGHPGAQARDNAMSKARFEFRWEDQFNIGLDPERAREYHDETLPKDAHKVAHFCSMCGPHFCSMKITQDVRDYAKEHGVDENAALAEGMAEKSAEFRAQGAQVYRKA, encoded by the coding sequence ATGAACGCAGTCCCGAGCGAACTCATCCAGAAGGCCGAACAGTTGTCGGCCGACGTCACCCGTCCGATCCCGGGCTCGCACAAGATCCACGTCGAAGGCTCGCGCCCCGACGTCCGTGTGCCCATGCGCGAGATCGTGCTGGCGAAGACGCCGACCATGTTCGGCGGCGAGGACAACGCCCCGCTGGCGGTGTACGACACCTCGGGCGCGTACACGGATGCGAACGCGCAGATCGACCTTGCCCGCGGCCTGACGCCGCTGCGCGCGCAGTGGATCGCCGAGCGCGGCGATACCGAAGCGCTCTCGGCGCTGTCGTCGGAGTTCGGTCGCAAGCGCGAGCATGACGCGAAGCTCGATGCGGTGCGCTTCCGCAACCGTCCGCTGCCGCGCCGAGCGGTGTCCGGTGCCAACGTCACGCAGATGCACTACGCGCGTCGCGGCATCGTCACGCCGGAGATGGAGTTCATCGCCATCCGCGAGAACCAGCGGATCGAGGCGATCCGCGAGGCGCACCTGCTGCGCCAGCATCCGGGCGAAAGCTTCGGCGCGAACATCCAGAGGATCATCACGCCGGAATTCGTGCGCGACGAAGTGGCGCGCGGCCGCGCGATCATCCCCAACAACATCAATCATCCGGAAAGCGAGCCGATGATCATCGGCCGCAACTTCCTGACCAAGGTCAACGCGAACATCGGCAACTCCGCCGTGTCCTCGGGCATCGCCGAGGAAGTGGAGAAGCTGGTGTGGTCGATCCGCTGGGGCGCGGACACGGTCATGGACCTGTCCACCGGCAAGCACATCCACGAAACGCGCGAGTGGATCATCCGCAATTCGCCGGTGCCGATCGGCACGGTGCCGATCTACCAGGCACTGGAGAAGGTCGATGGTCGCGCCGAGGAACTCAACTGGGAGATCTTCCGCGACACGCTGATCGAGCAGGCCGAGCAGGGCGTGGACTACTTCACCATCCACGCCGGCGTGCTGCTGCGTTACGTGCCGCTGACGGCAGGGCGCGTGACGGGCATCGTCTCGCGCGGCGGTTCGATCCTGGCCAAGTGGTGCCTGGCGCACCACAAGGAAAACTTCCTCTACACGCATTTCGAGGAGATCTGCGAAATCATGAAGGCCTATGACGTGGCCTTCTCGCTGGGCGATGGCCTGCGCCCGGGCTCGATCGCCGATGCCAACGACGCGGCGCAGTTCGGCGAACTGGAAACGCTGGGCGAGCTGACCAAGATCGCCTGGAAGCACGACGTCCAGACCATGATCGAAGGCCCCGGCCACGTGCCGATGCAGCTGATCAAGGAGAACATGGACAAGCAGCTGCGCGAATGCGGCGAAGCGCCGTTCTACACGCTCGGCCCGCTGACCACCGACATCGCGCCGGGTTACGACCACATCACCAGCGCGATCGGTGCGGCGATGATCGGCTGGTTCGGCACGGCGATGCTCTGCTACGTCACGCCGAAGGAACACCTGGGCCTGCCCAACAAGCACGACGTGCGCGAAGGCCTGATGGCGTACAAGATCGCCGCGCACGCGGCCGACCTGGCCAAGGGCCATCCGGGCGCGCAGGCGCGCGACAACGCGATGAGCAAGGCGCGTTTCGAGTTCCGCTGGGAAGACCAGTTCAATATCGGCCTGGACCCGGAGCGTGCGCGCGAGTACCACGACGAAACGCTGCCGAAGGATGCGCACAAGGTCGCGCACTTCTGCTCGATGTGCGGACCGCATTTCTGCTCGATGAAGATCACGCAGGACGTGCGCGACTACGCGAAGGAGCACGGCGTGGACGAAAACGCGGCGCTTGCCGAGGGCATGGCCGAGAAGTCGGCGGAGTTCCGCGCGCAGGGCGCGCAGGTGTACCGCAAGGCCTGA
- a CDS encoding winged helix-turn-helix domain-containing protein produces MPRPPDPTMPHLPSERLRVGECVVDVPLREIRAPGKRRPLRITPKSMGVLLVLVEQAGRVVSRDMLMAEVWPDTLPTNDVVTQAITQLRKAFDDERGNPSYIETIAKNGYRLLAPIQWIYAEEPDGRAPVADDERWADPARTTAKYPAIAGADPSEPLSPVPFPDSSMPRGTWTSIVAVLCTVALLVAALVTWTMLRNPERAGPEHPAPVSSAQGLRAERPYRLITSMPGFEVSPTLSPDGGMVAYVAIPDGQRNTSILVQTTEQTQPRLLTRPPPGYDDSAPTWSPDGRWIAFMRMGSNSCSIRVVTPNARAEHEVGVCDRRTPPTFDWTPDSSGLIFGGMSGENGSLGLRVLDLDSGRWRSIEYPHQPDDLDTAPRYSPDGRWIVFVRNPPLGDFWRIPAQGGNAERLSHLRADLRGWDWMPGGRGLLFSVMVEGDYRLFRLDTSTGEAVPAGIDDAQSPVVARGARALAFVQRRPYFGLYRINLAQQGQGSVHVIEPLFPSSSRDWLPSISPDGTQLAFVSDRSGASALWWGDPNQPDTLRMASEVRAGTRYAPAWSSDSRHLLVTGANPQGRGTVYEISTGSGQVSPLEVPDADPLQAQYTPNPQRLLVLSASNEGLPQLRLYDRSQKPWRSLGQIDGVSHFQVDAPRNRILFTRLTESGLWEASLTLAANTIRRVNAAEPTADRYRLWTVTPAGEIRSLERRDDCAASLRQISPPEAGEGRCLDQTRRNAVNGFSLAGPRGEVAYLALIEWDGADIGYMELPKETASELPGWVK; encoded by the coding sequence ATGCCCAGACCCCCCGATCCCACCATGCCGCACCTGCCGTCAGAGCGACTGCGCGTCGGCGAGTGCGTGGTCGATGTGCCTCTGCGTGAGATCCGGGCCCCCGGCAAGCGTCGTCCGCTGCGCATCACGCCCAAGTCGATGGGCGTGCTCCTGGTACTGGTGGAACAGGCGGGCCGCGTCGTCAGTCGCGACATGCTGATGGCGGAAGTCTGGCCCGACACGCTGCCGACCAACGACGTGGTCACCCAGGCCATCACGCAGCTGCGCAAGGCCTTCGACGACGAGCGCGGCAATCCCAGCTACATCGAGACCATCGCCAAGAACGGTTACCGGTTGCTGGCGCCGATCCAGTGGATCTATGCCGAGGAGCCCGACGGGCGCGCCCCGGTCGCGGACGACGAGCGCTGGGCCGACCCGGCGCGCACCACCGCCAAGTACCCGGCCATCGCCGGCGCCGACCCGAGCGAGCCGCTGTCGCCGGTGCCGTTTCCGGACTCGTCGATGCCACGCGGCACCTGGACGTCGATCGTCGCAGTGCTCTGCACGGTGGCCCTGCTGGTCGCCGCTCTGGTGACGTGGACGATGCTCCGCAATCCGGAGCGGGCAGGTCCGGAGCATCCGGCGCCCGTGTCCAGCGCACAGGGCCTGCGCGCGGAACGGCCGTACCGCCTCATCACCTCGATGCCCGGCTTCGAGGTTTCGCCCACGCTGTCGCCCGACGGCGGCATGGTGGCCTACGTGGCCATTCCGGATGGGCAGCGCAACACCTCGATCCTCGTGCAGACGACCGAGCAGACCCAGCCGCGCCTGTTGACCCGTCCGCCTCCGGGGTACGACGACAGCGCGCCGACGTGGTCGCCGGACGGGCGCTGGATCGCCTTCATGCGCATGGGCAGCAACAGCTGCAGCATCCGCGTGGTCACGCCCAACGCGCGTGCCGAACATGAGGTCGGTGTCTGTGATCGCCGCACACCGCCCACCTTCGACTGGACGCCCGACAGCAGCGGGCTGATTTTCGGCGGCATGTCCGGCGAGAACGGCAGCCTGGGCCTGCGCGTCCTCGACCTGGACAGCGGCCGCTGGCGTTCGATCGAGTACCCGCACCAGCCCGACGATCTCGATACCGCGCCGCGCTACTCGCCGGACGGTCGCTGGATCGTGTTTGTGCGCAATCCGCCGTTGGGCGACTTCTGGCGCATTCCCGCGCAGGGCGGCAATGCCGAGCGCTTGAGTCACCTGCGCGCCGACCTGCGCGGCTGGGACTGGATGCCCGGTGGCCGTGGTCTGCTCTTCAGCGTCATGGTGGAAGGCGATTACCGGTTGTTCCGCCTGGACACGAGTACGGGCGAAGCCGTGCCGGCCGGGATCGACGACGCGCAGTCGCCGGTGGTGGCGCGCGGCGCGCGCGCGCTGGCGTTCGTGCAGCGCCGGCCGTACTTCGGCCTCTACCGCATCAACCTGGCCCAGCAGGGACAGGGCAGCGTGCATGTGATCGAGCCGCTGTTCCCATCCTCGTCGCGCGACTGGCTGCCGTCGATTTCGCCCGATGGCACCCAGCTGGCCTTCGTGTCCGACCGTTCCGGCGCCAGCGCCCTGTGGTGGGGCGACCCGAACCAGCCCGACACCCTGCGCATGGCCAGCGAGGTCCGGGCGGGCACCCGCTACGCGCCGGCGTGGTCGTCCGATTCGCGCCACCTGCTCGTGACCGGGGCCAACCCGCAGGGTCGGGGAACCGTCTATGAGATCAGTACCGGCAGCGGGCAGGTAAGCCCCCTGGAGGTGCCCGATGCCGATCCGTTGCAGGCCCAGTACACCCCCAACCCCCAGCGGTTGCTGGTCCTTTCGGCCAGCAACGAGGGGCTGCCGCAGCTGCGCCTGTACGACCGCAGCCAGAAGCCGTGGCGATCGCTGGGCCAGATCGACGGCGTCTCGCACTTCCAGGTGGACGCTCCGCGCAACCGGATCCTGTTCACCCGGCTGACCGAGAGCGGCCTGTGGGAGGCGTCCCTCACCCTGGCGGCGAATACCATCCGGCGGGTCAACGCCGCCGAGCCGACCGCGGACCGCTACCGCCTCTGGACCGTCACCCCCGCGGGCGAGATCCGCAGCCTGGAGCGACGCGACGACTGTGCCGCCTCGCTGCGCCAGATCAGCCCGCCGGAGGCCGGTGAAGGCCGCTGCCTGGACCAGACCCGACGCAATGCCGTGAACGGATTCAGCCTCGCAGGTCCGCGCGGTGAGGTGGCTTACTTGGCCCTGATCGAGTGGGACGGGGCCGATATCGGTTACATGGAGCTTCCGAAAGAGACGGCGTCCGAACTTCCGGGATGGGTCAAGTAG
- a CDS encoding ion channel, whose protein sequence is MSEARFRTLRWRVSARRHPSAFLLVAQLLSLAIYPLFDDMAAGRVVFGAIGVLVLALAVWVVNRSPAFNWIAWALAGPAFVLSMLAVALDNETLLVVSSALEAALYFYAAGSLIAYMMSDHRVTTDELYAAGATFTLLAWGFAYAFLVCQAWYPDSFTGAVEPERPRKWLELLFLSFTNLSAVGLGDVIPLGAAARVLVMFEQFAGVGYVAVVVSRLIGLTMLRHGSR, encoded by the coding sequence ATGAGCGAAGCCCGCTTCCGTACCCTCCGCTGGCGCGTGTCGGCGAGGCGGCATCCGTCCGCCTTCCTGCTCGTCGCACAGCTGTTGAGTCTGGCGATCTACCCCTTGTTCGACGATATGGCCGCTGGCCGCGTGGTGTTCGGCGCGATCGGCGTCCTTGTGCTTGCTCTCGCGGTGTGGGTGGTCAACCGCAGCCCGGCGTTCAACTGGATCGCATGGGCCCTGGCAGGGCCGGCATTCGTGCTGTCGATGCTGGCGGTGGCGCTGGACAACGAGACGTTGCTGGTCGTTTCGTCCGCGCTTGAGGCGGCGCTGTACTTCTATGCCGCCGGCAGCCTCATCGCCTACATGATGAGCGACCACCGCGTCACCACCGATGAGCTTTACGCCGCCGGAGCCACTTTCACGCTGCTCGCGTGGGGCTTCGCGTACGCATTCCTGGTCTGCCAGGCGTGGTACCCGGACAGCTTCACCGGCGCAGTAGAGCCCGAGCGCCCGCGCAAGTGGCTGGAGCTGCTGTTCCTCAGCTTCACCAACCTCTCGGCCGTGGGTCTGGGCGATGTGATTCCGCTGGGGGCCGCCGCGCGCGTGCTGGTGATGTTCGAGCAGTTCGCGGGCGTGGGTTACGTTGCGGTGGTGGTGTCCCGGTTGATCGGGCTCACCATGCTGCGGCACGGTTCGCGCTGA
- a CDS encoding helix-turn-helix domain-containing protein: MEQVQWADRGQLLQVDAPDGAIQGGCVGVSRLGSVQVGGGFSIWVQLHGSSWVEAKEGKFRLRSGDWIAFEKDSKPTIQADRFGAAMGLTLSSDAMREMTRFADRGLYAGRGRVSRHEARIALRLWREAVARMAEHPNAGLDLAALRPILLHLAGIQRDLAARIPRCPGRSRSRKRQVFGRLQRARLYLEGNCDRVVRISELAELTSFSSWYFSKTFHSLYEESPQAASARMRLERAADLLTSTSMMIGEVAAASGFDNCCSFARAFRARFGVSATRYRSAAGSSKTDSAKSVSMRVERTGT; the protein is encoded by the coding sequence GTGGAACAAGTGCAATGGGCGGACCGTGGCCAGCTGCTGCAGGTCGACGCGCCTGACGGTGCGATTCAGGGTGGTTGCGTCGGTGTGTCGCGTCTGGGCAGTGTCCAGGTCGGCGGCGGTTTCTCGATCTGGGTCCAGCTCCACGGCAGCTCATGGGTCGAGGCGAAGGAAGGCAAGTTCCGGCTGCGCAGCGGCGACTGGATCGCCTTCGAGAAGGATTCCAAGCCCACGATCCAGGCGGACCGCTTCGGCGCGGCGATGGGTCTCACGCTCTCCAGCGACGCCATGCGCGAAATGACCCGATTCGCCGACCGTGGCCTGTACGCCGGTCGCGGTCGCGTCTCGCGCCACGAAGCCCGGATCGCCCTGCGCCTGTGGCGAGAAGCGGTGGCGCGAATGGCCGAACACCCCAACGCCGGTCTGGACCTGGCTGCGCTGCGTCCCATCCTGCTGCATCTGGCCGGAATCCAGCGCGACCTGGCCGCCCGTATCCCGCGTTGCCCGGGCCGCTCGCGCAGCCGCAAGCGTCAGGTGTTCGGCCGCCTGCAACGCGCCCGTCTGTATCTGGAAGGCAACTGCGACCGCGTCGTGCGCATCAGCGAGTTGGCCGAGCTGACCAGCTTCTCCAGCTGGTACTTCTCCAAGACGTTCCACAGTCTCTATGAAGAAAGCCCGCAGGCTGCGTCGGCGCGCATGCGCCTGGAGCGCGCGGCCGATCTGCTGACCAGCACCTCGATGATGATCGGCGAGGTCGCCGCCGCCAGCGGGTTCGACAACTGCTGCAGCTTCGCACGCGCCTTCCGTGCGCGCTTCGGCGTTTCCGCTACGCGGTATCGCAGTGCTGCGGGCTCGTCGAAGACCGATTCGGCAAAGTCTGTCTCGATGCGCGTCGAGCGCACGGGAACCTGA
- a CDS encoding CPBP family intramembrane glutamic endopeptidase, with the protein MNTSTARTTLSFGEAFAVAAICFGLSVVASVEAVAVGFPDQVFSDASNVWAAFIELMLAMAAVFYLRVRDFDVHSLIPRPDLSGVVVGIVLYLVTEIACTAVLAVLGLESAVVGFSFTGASLGSTVLISIVNGTFEEVFLLGVLTRGLREQGASIAIGLSLLVRLLTHLYQGPAGAVSILVFGLVLSVFYVRTGRLWPVVFAHILADVVPMTLGGAGG; encoded by the coding sequence GTGAACACGTCGACTGCCAGGACCACGCTGTCGTTTGGGGAAGCGTTCGCGGTTGCTGCGATCTGCTTCGGCCTGTCCGTCGTGGCGTCGGTGGAGGCCGTCGCGGTGGGATTTCCCGATCAGGTCTTCTCGGACGCCTCGAACGTGTGGGCCGCGTTCATCGAACTGATGCTGGCCATGGCCGCGGTGTTCTACCTTCGCGTGCGCGACTTCGACGTGCACTCGCTGATACCGCGACCCGACCTGAGTGGCGTCGTGGTCGGCATCGTGCTGTACCTCGTGACGGAGATCGCGTGCACGGCAGTGCTCGCGGTCCTCGGATTGGAAAGCGCGGTCGTCGGGTTTTCCTTTACCGGGGCCTCACTCGGCTCGACCGTCCTCATCTCGATCGTCAACGGGACGTTCGAGGAAGTCTTCCTGCTGGGCGTGCTGACGCGCGGCTTGAGGGAGCAGGGTGCTTCCATCGCCATCGGTCTGTCGTTGCTGGTGCGGCTGTTGACCCATCTCTACCAGGGGCCTGCGGGCGCCGTGTCTATCCTGGTTTTCGGTCTGGTGCTGTCGGTGTTCTACGTGCGAACGGGGCGGCTGTGGCCGGTGGTGTTCGCCCACATCCTCGCCGATGTCGTTCCGATGACCCTGGGCGGGGCGGGCGGCTGA
- a CDS encoding TonB-dependent receptor domain-containing protein has translation MNHRNLRAAMRVGMLPAGIAIALAPAFASAQEGGTDAANATTLDRIEVTGSRIRQASIETANPVIMMTREQIQKQGFTSVGDILQNITTTGSPAISRANALSSGEEVGGQYVDLRNLGPQRTLVLLDGKRLGISSNGYSDLASIPTAVVERIEVLTDGASAIYGSDAIAGVINIITRKNFDGLEASGYIGQYGEGDGDVEQYSFLLGSTGERSSVTLGMEYSKEEPVYARDRDFSAYPSGPFHRFPNEDEGANGWSGNTDKGRIITSTGQWVLNPGADPSDTANFHPYGDGDNFDLVNPNQQMFLRTGIERRSIFANGSFDFTDNIRLNTDALYTHRETLQQIAGYPFGSTSSNDGVRNIWTADNVYNPFGEDAQFIRRTSEVPRQTNNELTTYRFSATLEGAFDIGDKPWNWDAGYVYNQNKGVQTGTGNLFIPNARNALGASFIDADGVARCGADADSVIAGCVPWNPALGFGQAGPGGLTGNQALQDYLFLPTHDTSEATTHIYSLNLSGTVATLPAGDLNMAVGYEHRKEDARFEPDALKQSGLSTDLAGGVTAGGYSLDEVYLEFNVPILADMPFAKELSIDVAGRYSDYDTFGDTVNGKFGLKWRPIDDLLVRGTYATGFRAPTLGDLYGGSGQTFAFYTDPCDTSFGAAAGNPSVAARCQADGVPVDFRQIASGGTVAAGPNQQADWPFTVTSNANLKPETSKSTTFGFVYSPGFVEGLDVSLDWWKIKIDDVIAAETMTAILNRCYVLGITSSCGSFSRDTTGDIGTSQGEIYDATVTLVNGGYQETAGYDFNVRYRLPEYSIGQFTIDWKTSYIDYWEYKRDNETVTPVEQKNGWSVDGNAYFRTRSNVSVDWTKGDFGATWSTRYYSGLKEACAYENECSDPNFTSSYTLVSPTNSTGANTFHDVQFRYNTPWNATVAVGANNVFDHQGTYLYTSPNSDFGTYGGFDIGRFYYLKYSQRF, from the coding sequence ATGAACCATCGCAATTTGCGCGCGGCGATGCGCGTCGGCATGCTGCCGGCCGGTATCGCAATCGCGCTTGCGCCGGCGTTTGCCAGCGCGCAGGAAGGTGGCACCGATGCAGCCAATGCGACCACCCTGGATCGCATTGAAGTCACCGGCTCGCGCATTCGCCAGGCCAGCATCGAGACTGCAAACCCGGTCATCATGATGACCCGCGAGCAGATCCAGAAGCAGGGCTTCACCAGCGTCGGCGACATCCTGCAGAACATCACCACGACGGGTTCGCCGGCCATCAGCCGCGCCAACGCCCTGTCGTCGGGTGAAGAAGTGGGCGGTCAGTACGTCGACCTGCGCAACCTCGGCCCGCAGCGCACGCTCGTCCTGCTGGACGGCAAGCGCCTGGGCATCAGCTCGAACGGCTACTCCGACCTGGCTTCGATCCCGACCGCCGTGGTCGAGCGCATTGAAGTGCTGACCGACGGCGCTTCGGCGATCTACGGTTCGGACGCCATCGCGGGCGTCATCAACATCATCACCCGCAAGAACTTCGACGGTCTGGAAGCCAGCGGTTACATCGGCCAGTACGGCGAAGGCGACGGCGACGTCGAGCAGTACAGCTTCCTCCTGGGCAGCACCGGCGAGCGCAGCTCGGTCACCCTGGGCATGGAGTACTCGAAGGAAGAGCCGGTCTACGCACGTGACCGCGACTTCTCGGCCTACCCGTCCGGCCCGTTCCATCGCTTCCCGAACGAAGACGAAGGCGCCAACGGCTGGAGCGGCAACACCGACAAGGGTCGCATCATCACCTCGACCGGCCAGTGGGTGCTGAACCCGGGCGCCGATCCGAGCGACACCGCCAACTTCCACCCGTACGGCGATGGCGACAACTTCGACCTGGTCAACCCGAACCAGCAGATGTTCCTGCGCACGGGTATCGAGCGTCGTTCGATCTTCGCCAACGGCAGCTTCGACTTCACCGACAACATCCGCCTGAACACCGACGCGCTGTATACGCATCGCGAGACGCTTCAGCAGATCGCCGGTTATCCGTTCGGCTCCACCAGCAGCAACGACGGCGTCCGCAACATCTGGACGGCCGACAACGTGTACAACCCGTTCGGTGAGGATGCGCAGTTCATCCGCCGTACCTCGGAAGTGCCGCGTCAGACCAACAACGAGCTGACCACCTACCGCTTCAGCGCCACGCTGGAAGGCGCGTTCGACATCGGCGACAAGCCGTGGAACTGGGACGCCGGCTACGTCTACAACCAGAACAAGGGTGTGCAGACGGGTACCGGTAACCTGTTCATCCCGAACGCCCGCAACGCCCTGGGCGCGAGCTTCATCGACGCCGACGGCGTCGCGCGCTGCGGCGCCGATGCGGACAGCGTGATCGCTGGCTGCGTGCCGTGGAACCCGGCGCTGGGCTTCGGCCAGGCGGGCCCGGGTGGCCTGACCGGCAACCAGGCGCTGCAGGACTACCTGTTCCTGCCGACGCATGACACGTCCGAAGCCACCACGCACATCTACAGCCTGAACCTCAGCGGCACCGTGGCGACCCTGCCGGCCGGTGACCTGAACATGGCCGTGGGTTACGAGCACCGCAAGGAAGACGCGCGCTTCGAGCCGGACGCGCTGAAGCAGTCGGGCCTGAGCACCGACCTCGCGGGCGGCGTCACCGCCGGCGGCTACTCGCTGGACGAGGTCTACCTCGAGTTCAACGTGCCGATCCTCGCCGACATGCCCTTCGCCAAGGAGCTGTCGATCGACGTGGCCGGTCGTTACTCCGACTACGACACCTTCGGCGACACCGTCAACGGCAAGTTCGGCCTGAAGTGGCGTCCGATCGACGACCTGCTGGTCCGCGGCACCTACGCGACGGGCTTCCGCGCCCCGACCCTGGGTGACCTGTACGGCGGCAGCGGCCAGACGTTCGCGTTCTACACCGATCCGTGCGACACCAGCTTCGGTGCAGCTGCCGGCAACCCGTCGGTCGCAGCGCGCTGCCAGGCCGATGGCGTTCCGGTGGACTTCCGCCAGATCGCTTCGGGCGGCACCGTGGCCGCCGGTCCGAACCAGCAGGCCGACTGGCCGTTCACCGTCACCTCCAACGCCAACCTGAAGCCGGAAACCTCGAAGTCGACCACGTTCGGTTTCGTGTACAGCCCGGGCTTCGTCGAAGGCCTGGACGTGAGCCTGGACTGGTGGAAGATCAAGATCGACGACGTCATCGCCGCCGAGACGATGACCGCCATCCTGAACCGCTGCTACGTGCTGGGCATCACCTCGTCGTGCGGCAGCTTCTCGCGTGACACGACCGGCGACATCGGTACGTCGCAGGGCGAGATCTACGACGCGACCGTGACCCTGGTCAACGGTGGTTACCAGGAGACGGCCGGTTACGACTTCAACGTCCGCTACCGCCTGCCGGAGTACTCGATCGGCCAGTTCACCATCGACTGGAAGACCTCGTACATCGACTACTGGGAATACAAGCGCGACAACGAGACCGTCACGCCGGTCGAGCAGAAGAACGGCTGGTCGGTGGACGGCAACGCCTACTTCCGCACCCGCTCGAACGTGAGCGTGGATTGGACGAAGGGCGACTTCGGTGCGACCTGGAGCACGCGTTACTACTCCGGTCTGAAGGAAGCCTGCGCCTACGAGAACGAGTGCAGCGATCCGAACTTCACCTCGTCGTACACGCTGGTGTCGCCGACCAACTCGACCGGCGCCAACACGTTCCACGACGTGCAGTTCCGCTACAACACCCCGTGGAATGCGACGGTCGCCGTCGGTGCCAACAACGTGTTCGATCACCAGGGCACGTACCTGTACACCAGCCCGAACTCGGACTTCGGCACGTACGGTGGCTTCGACATCGGTCGCTTCTACTACCTGAAGTACTCGCAGCGCTTCTGA